One Brevibacterium spongiae DNA segment encodes these proteins:
- a CDS encoding SDR family oxidoreductase yields MSDSTSAAQTAGSAAQTAGSAAQSAGSAAPLSGRRFEGQVAVVTGASRGIGLGIAHRLQAEGATVIITARKPEALQEAVAEFPEGTAIGIAGKADDPAHRAEVFDTIAQKFGRLDVLVANAGINPVYGPLVDIELDAARKIFDVNVLGTLAWVQDAVRHEGVKFRENKGRVVAISSVAGQVPSEGIGFYGISKAAVSHLTKTLAVELGPDIRVNAVAPAVVKTKFATALYEGKEEQVASAYPVKRLGTPEDIAGAVAYLASADADWITAQVLTADGGVVTAGGSA; encoded by the coding sequence ATGTCAGACAGCACGTCAGCCGCACAGACTGCAGGTTCCGCAGCACAGACCGCGGGATCAGCCGCCCAATCTGCGGGATCCGCCGCACCGCTCTCCGGCCGCCGTTTCGAAGGCCAGGTCGCCGTCGTCACCGGAGCCAGCCGCGGCATCGGACTCGGCATCGCGCACCGCCTGCAGGCCGAAGGCGCGACCGTCATCATCACCGCTCGCAAACCCGAAGCACTCCAAGAAGCGGTCGCCGAATTCCCCGAGGGCACGGCGATCGGCATCGCCGGAAAGGCCGATGATCCGGCCCACCGTGCCGAGGTGTTCGACACCATTGCACAGAAGTTCGGCCGCCTCGACGTACTTGTGGCCAACGCCGGCATCAACCCCGTCTACGGACCACTGGTCGACATCGAACTCGACGCCGCGCGGAAGATCTTCGACGTCAATGTCCTCGGAACGCTCGCTTGGGTCCAGGATGCTGTCCGCCACGAGGGAGTGAAATTCCGTGAGAACAAGGGGCGCGTGGTGGCGATCTCCTCGGTCGCGGGACAGGTGCCGAGTGAGGGCATCGGCTTCTACGGCATCTCGAAGGCCGCGGTCTCACACCTGACGAAGACGCTCGCCGTGGAGCTCGGCCCCGATATCCGCGTCAACGCCGTCGCCCCGGCCGTGGTCAAGACGAAGTTCGCCACCGCCCTCTACGAGGGCAAGGAGGAGCAGGTCGCCTCGGCGTATCCGGTCAAGCGCCTCGGCACTCCCGAGGACATCGCCGGCGCCGTCGCCTATCTCGCCTCAGCCGACGCCGACTGGATCACCGCGCAGGTGCTCACCGCCGACGGGGGAGTCGTCACCGCCGGCGGCAGCGCCTGA
- a CDS encoding DUF1990 domain-containing protein, whose product MNHLEFHLDLGPADLFPFARDAIFSWTLQDLAGVVVRPARRVSADQVVSLGLNPGWPTSPRRLRGRDLLVPVGSCVVTEVIDEVDRAGFTYRTLPGHLENGEETFLVSIGSDGRLGVIISADSVPAHPLLRVAAPMSVAGQKMMARRYAAGLKRLLTEPTDTTPAH is encoded by the coding sequence ATGAATCATCTCGAGTTCCATCTCGACCTCGGCCCGGCCGACTTGTTCCCTTTCGCCCGGGATGCGATCTTTTCGTGGACGCTGCAGGATCTCGCCGGCGTCGTCGTCCGCCCTGCTCGCCGAGTCAGCGCAGACCAGGTCGTCAGTCTGGGGCTCAATCCCGGATGGCCGACCTCGCCGAGGCGGCTGCGCGGTCGCGATCTGCTCGTGCCCGTCGGTTCGTGCGTCGTCACCGAAGTCATCGACGAGGTCGACCGCGCCGGATTCACCTATCGCACCTTACCGGGGCACCTCGAGAACGGTGAGGAGACCTTCCTCGTGTCCATCGGCTCGGACGGCCGCCTCGGCGTGATTATCAGTGCCGATTCAGTGCCTGCTCATCCGCTGCTCCGGGTCGCCGCCCCAATGTCGGTGGCCGGGCAGAAGATGATGGCCCGGCGCTATGCCGCCGGTCTCAAACGCCTGCTGACCGAGCCCACCGACACCACTCCGGCCCACTGA
- the gcvP gene encoding aminomethyl-transferring glycine dehydrogenase — translation MTSSLAHTTQATGDTARPFSDRHIGPRADDVQAMLAELGYESLAELSSAAVPESIQNEELNLPAGRSEFDVLNDLRDLASQNVMRTQLIGQGYYDTITPAVIRRNLVENPAWYTAYTPYQPEISQGRLEALLNFQQVVQDLTGLDIANASLLDEATAVAEAVLLMRRAVKKGTTVVLDSELHPQTIAVVRARAKAMDFRVTVADLSEGLVGEDIFGIVCAQPGTTGAIRDFSEAVTGAHDRGALVTFDADLLALTLLKDCASQGADIAVGSAQRFGVPLFFGGPHAGFMAVKSGLQRQLPGRLVGVSKDAQGKPGYRLALQTREQHIRRQKATSNICTAQALLANVASMYAVYHGPIGLTRIASRVHRLAHAFATAADTAPGAEVLTWQFFDTVALRVADAEAARHVADRAGYNIRVIDNTTVGVSFGEPHTVADANGLLEALGIYARVDDADFAAASAGTFGANAVPEPAFEAKFHRDTEFLTHPVFSAHGSETAMMRYLRTLADRDLALDRTMIPLGSCTMKLNAAAEMEPITWPEFASIHPFAPVEQTQGWRTLIGRLEDSLVEVTGYDRVSLQPNAGSQGELAGLLAIRGYHVANGDDARTVVLIPQSAHGTNAASAVLAGLQVQVVATADDGSVDMDDLDAKIAKHEGKIAGIMITYPSTHGVFEPQVREVCEKVHAAGGQVYVDGANLNAMVGLAKPGEFGGDVSHLNLHKTFCIPHGGGGPGVGPVAVREHLAPYLPGDATAAELVAGDPEAKELPISGSMFGSAGVLPISFAYLELMGAEGLREASRAALLGANYLAKKLGDVYPILYSGENGLVGHETILDLRAITSATGVTAEDVCKRLVDFGFHAPTLAFPVPGTLMVEPTESEDKDELDRFIEAMRTIRAEIDEIGKAYSYEESPLALAPHPATVVMDDWDGKYSRETAVFPVPGLRLTKYFPPVSRIDGAYGDRNLVCSCPPPEAFEEFEEEDK, via the coding sequence TTGACCAGTTCACTCGCCCATACGACGCAGGCAACAGGGGACACAGCGCGCCCCTTCTCCGACCGCCACATCGGCCCTCGCGCCGACGACGTGCAGGCCATGCTCGCCGAACTCGGCTACGAATCACTGGCTGAACTCTCGTCCGCCGCCGTCCCGGAATCCATCCAGAACGAAGAGCTCAACCTCCCCGCAGGACGCTCCGAATTCGACGTGCTGAACGATCTGCGCGACCTCGCCTCCCAGAACGTCATGCGCACCCAGCTCATCGGCCAGGGCTACTACGACACGATCACCCCGGCCGTGATCCGCCGCAACCTCGTCGAGAACCCCGCCTGGTACACCGCCTACACCCCGTACCAGCCCGAGATCTCCCAGGGCCGCCTCGAAGCGCTGCTGAACTTCCAGCAGGTCGTCCAGGACCTCACCGGCCTCGACATCGCCAACGCCTCCCTCCTCGATGAGGCCACCGCCGTCGCCGAGGCGGTCCTGCTCATGCGTCGAGCCGTGAAGAAGGGGACAACCGTCGTCCTCGACTCCGAACTCCACCCGCAGACCATCGCCGTCGTCCGGGCACGGGCCAAGGCCATGGACTTCCGCGTCACCGTCGCCGACCTCTCAGAAGGCCTCGTCGGCGAAGACATCTTCGGCATCGTCTGCGCCCAGCCCGGCACCACCGGCGCCATCCGCGACTTCTCCGAAGCCGTCACCGGCGCCCACGACCGCGGCGCACTCGTCACCTTCGACGCCGACCTGCTCGCCCTCACCCTGCTCAAGGACTGCGCCTCCCAGGGTGCGGACATCGCCGTCGGCTCCGCCCAGCGTTTCGGTGTGCCCCTCTTCTTCGGCGGCCCCCACGCCGGGTTCATGGCCGTGAAGTCCGGTCTCCAGCGTCAGCTGCCCGGCCGCCTCGTCGGAGTGTCCAAGGACGCCCAGGGCAAGCCCGGCTACCGCCTGGCCCTGCAGACCCGCGAACAGCACATCCGCCGCCAGAAGGCGACGTCGAACATCTGCACCGCGCAGGCGCTGCTGGCCAACGTCGCCTCGATGTACGCCGTCTACCACGGCCCCATCGGCCTCACCCGCATCGCCTCCCGCGTCCACCGCCTCGCCCACGCCTTCGCGACGGCTGCCGACACCGCCCCCGGCGCCGAGGTGCTCACCTGGCAGTTCTTCGACACCGTGGCACTGCGCGTCGCCGACGCCGAAGCCGCTCGACACGTGGCCGACCGGGCCGGATACAACATCCGCGTCATCGACAACACCACCGTCGGCGTCTCCTTCGGCGAACCCCACACGGTCGCCGATGCCAACGGTCTGCTCGAAGCCCTCGGCATCTACGCCAGGGTCGATGACGCGGACTTCGCGGCCGCCTCGGCGGGGACCTTCGGAGCCAACGCCGTGCCCGAACCCGCATTCGAAGCGAAATTCCACCGCGATACCGAATTCCTCACCCACCCCGTCTTCAGCGCCCACGGCTCCGAGACCGCGATGATGCGCTACCTGCGCACCCTGGCCGACCGGGACCTGGCACTGGACCGGACGATGATCCCGCTGGGCTCGTGCACGATGAAGCTCAACGCAGCCGCCGAGATGGAGCCCATCACCTGGCCGGAATTCGCCTCCATCCACCCCTTCGCCCCGGTCGAGCAGACCCAGGGCTGGCGCACGCTCATCGGTCGCCTCGAGGATTCCCTCGTCGAGGTCACCGGCTACGATCGCGTGTCCCTGCAGCCCAACGCCGGCTCGCAGGGCGAACTGGCCGGACTGCTCGCCATCCGCGGCTACCACGTAGCCAACGGCGATGACGCCCGCACCGTCGTGCTCATCCCGCAGTCGGCCCACGGCACGAACGCCGCCTCCGCAGTCCTCGCCGGTCTCCAGGTCCAGGTCGTGGCCACGGCCGACGACGGCTCCGTGGACATGGACGACCTCGATGCGAAGATCGCCAAGCACGAAGGCAAGATCGCCGGCATCATGATCACCTACCCCTCCACCCACGGCGTCTTCGAGCCGCAGGTGCGCGAGGTGTGCGAGAAGGTCCACGCGGCCGGCGGCCAGGTCTACGTCGACGGTGCGAACCTCAACGCCATGGTCGGACTCGCGAAGCCCGGCGAATTCGGCGGCGACGTCTCCCACCTCAACCTGCACAAGACCTTCTGCATCCCCCACGGAGGCGGCGGCCCCGGCGTCGGACCGGTCGCCGTGCGCGAACACCTCGCCCCTTACCTGCCCGGTGATGCCACCGCGGCCGAGCTCGTCGCCGGTGACCCGGAGGCGAAGGAGCTGCCGATCTCCGGATCGATGTTCGGCTCCGCCGGAGTCCTGCCCATCAGCTTCGCCTATCTCGAGCTCATGGGTGCCGAGGGACTGCGCGAAGCCTCGCGTGCGGCACTGCTGGGCGCGAACTATCTGGCGAAGAAGCTCGGCGACGTGTACCCGATCCTCTACTCGGGAGAGAACGGACTCGTCGGCCACGAGACGATCCTCGACCTGCGCGCGATCACCTCGGCCACAGGTGTCACCGCCGAGGATGTCTGCAAGCGCCTCGTCGACTTCGGCTTCCACGCCCCGACCCTGGCTTTCCCGGTGCCCGGCACCCTCATGGTCGAACCGACCGAGTCCGAGGACAAGGACGAGCTCGACCGCTTCATTGAAGCCATGCGCACCATCCGCGCCGAGATCGACGAGATCGGCAAGGCGTACTCCTACGAGGAGTCGCCGCTGGCTCTCGCACCGCACCCGGCGACCGTCGTGATGGATGACTGGGACGGCAAGTACTCCCGTGAGACTGCGGTGTTCCCCGTTCCCGGCCTGCGCCTGACGAAGTACTTCCCGCCGGTCAGCCGCATCGACGGAGCGTACGGCGACCGCAACCTGGTGTGCTCCTGCCCGCCGCCAGAGGCCTTCGAAGAGTTCGAGGAAGAGGACAAGTGA
- a CDS encoding phosphotransferase family protein translates to MTRSPDSAIAAASRLLGRKLELAEVFTAGQHALTLLASDSDSGVIVRAFPAGDDAVARETAVLDRLLPLLPMVPQLIAASADPREPLIITTKVSGSTPDPETPPDTIAHDMAAALVRIHALDGTGLPATPQTPPPGESAIAVRTQREWSSLDMDDPVLTHTDFWTGNALWARGCLTGIVDWSGASCGPRGVDLAWCRQDLVLLGFPEAAGIFLAEYERLLGRRISDISAWDVQAAARAHDRVETWLPNYHGIGRTDITAEDLRHRLDAWNATL, encoded by the coding sequence ATGACACGCTCCCCGGACTCAGCCATTGCTGCCGCCTCACGCCTGCTGGGTCGCAAGCTGGAGCTTGCCGAGGTGTTCACGGCCGGCCAACATGCGCTGACACTGCTGGCCTCCGACAGTGACTCCGGGGTGATTGTCCGAGCCTTTCCCGCCGGGGATGATGCCGTGGCGAGGGAAACTGCGGTCCTCGATCGACTCCTGCCTCTGCTCCCGATGGTTCCCCAACTCATCGCCGCCAGCGCTGACCCTCGCGAGCCGCTCATCATCACTACGAAGGTCAGCGGTTCGACACCGGATCCCGAAACACCGCCGGACACGATCGCTCATGACATGGCCGCCGCACTGGTCCGCATCCACGCACTTGACGGCACCGGTCTGCCGGCAACTCCACAGACCCCGCCGCCGGGGGAATCGGCGATCGCCGTTCGCACACAACGGGAGTGGTCGAGTCTCGATATGGACGATCCGGTCCTCACGCACACGGACTTCTGGACGGGCAATGCTCTCTGGGCCCGGGGGTGCCTCACCGGGATCGTCGACTGGTCGGGTGCGAGCTGCGGTCCTCGCGGGGTCGACCTCGCGTGGTGCCGCCAGGATCTCGTCCTGCTCGGCTTCCCCGAGGCGGCCGGCATCTTCCTCGCCGAATACGAGCGGCTGCTGGGGCGCCGGATCTCCGACATCAGTGCTTGGGACGTCCAGGCCGCGGCCCGCGCCCACGACCGCGTCGAGACCTGGTTGCCGAACTATCACGGAATCGGCCGGACCGACATCACCGCCGAGGATCTCCGCCACCGCCTCGACGCATGGAACGCGACGCTGTGA
- a CDS encoding L-serine ammonia-lyase: MPLSVFDLFTVGIGPSSSHTVGPMRAGAYFIDLLGDALGSVTDLRVDVFGSLAATGAGHGTFDAILIGLEGCRPDIIEANELTARRTRMSETGKIILGDSTGNGVEIALTEDDMVKRPLTVLPRHTNAMTLTAFDADGQTIAEETYYSVGGGFVTSETEFLDKEKAAEAASAAEAASGGDSGADADPEFADADPEFAVADAVIDAELESYSEELPYPFHSGAELLERCTESGMSIAEIMHANELTMWDEDEIRHGLLHIYSVMEECASASLDRSGYLPGGLKVRRRAHDWYLKLKAEDPNRDPGYYLEWVNLIAMAVNEENASGGRVVTAPTNGAAGIIPAVLHYALNYVPSVAEGGESAKHKAIIDFLLTAAAIGVLYKERASISGAEVGCQGEVGSASSMAAGGLAAVMGGTPEQVENAAEIAMEHNLGLTCDPISGLVQVPCIERNAIAAGKAINASRMALWGDGQHRVSLDEVIETMRQTGADMSSKYKETALGGLAVNVVEC, encoded by the coding sequence ATGCCATTGAGCGTCTTCGACCTCTTCACCGTCGGCATCGGTCCCTCGAGCTCCCACACCGTCGGACCGATGCGAGCGGGTGCGTACTTCATCGACCTCCTCGGCGACGCACTTGGATCCGTCACGGACCTGCGCGTCGACGTCTTCGGGTCCCTGGCCGCCACCGGTGCCGGCCACGGAACCTTCGATGCCATCCTCATCGGCCTCGAAGGATGCCGACCCGACATCATCGAAGCCAACGAACTCACCGCCCGGCGGACACGGATGTCCGAGACCGGGAAGATCATCCTCGGCGATTCCACCGGCAATGGAGTCGAGATCGCCCTCACCGAAGACGATATGGTCAAGCGACCGCTGACCGTCCTCCCGCGCCACACGAACGCGATGACCCTGACCGCCTTCGACGCTGACGGGCAGACCATCGCCGAGGAGACCTACTACTCCGTCGGCGGAGGCTTCGTCACCTCGGAGACCGAATTCCTCGACAAGGAGAAGGCCGCCGAGGCTGCTTCGGCTGCCGAAGCCGCGTCCGGTGGCGATTCCGGTGCGGACGCTGATCCGGAGTTCGCGGACGCTGATCCCGAGTTCGCGGTCGCCGACGCAGTCATCGACGCCGAACTCGAGTCCTACAGCGAAGAGCTGCCGTACCCGTTCCATTCCGGAGCTGAACTGCTCGAGCGCTGCACCGAGAGCGGTATGTCGATCGCCGAGATCATGCACGCGAACGAACTGACGATGTGGGACGAGGACGAGATCCGACACGGACTGCTCCACATCTATTCGGTGATGGAGGAATGCGCCTCGGCGTCGTTGGACCGTTCCGGCTACCTGCCGGGCGGGCTCAAGGTCCGCAGGCGCGCCCACGACTGGTACCTCAAGCTCAAGGCCGAGGACCCGAACCGCGACCCGGGCTACTACCTCGAATGGGTCAATCTCATCGCCATGGCCGTCAACGAGGAGAACGCTTCGGGCGGTCGGGTGGTCACGGCGCCGACGAACGGTGCCGCGGGCATCATCCCGGCCGTGCTGCACTACGCGCTCAACTACGTGCCCTCGGTGGCCGAGGGCGGCGAGTCCGCGAAGCACAAGGCCATCATCGACTTCCTGCTCACCGCGGCGGCGATCGGAGTCCTGTACAAGGAGCGGGCGTCGATCTCCGGTGCCGAGGTCGGCTGCCAGGGGGAGGTCGGCTCCGCCTCATCGATGGCGGCCGGGGGACTGGCCGCAGTCATGGGCGGCACACCCGAGCAGGTGGAGAACGCCGCCGAGATCGCCATGGAGCACAACCTCGGCCTGACCTGCGACCCGATCTCCGGACTCGTGCAGGTCCCGTGCATCGAACGCAATGCGATCGCCGCGGGCAAGGCGATCAACGCCTCGCGCATGGCGCTGTGGGGCGACGGGCAGCACCGGGTCAGCCTCGACGAAGTCATCGAGACGATGCGGCAGACCGGCGCCGACATGTCCTCGAAGTACAAGGAGACAGCGCTCGGCGGCCTCGCCGTCAACGTCGTCGAGTGCTGA
- the ectA gene encoding diaminobutyrate acetyltransferase — protein MLDLNSSYSYLLWCRDFADTSVIARIDGEPAGFITGYTRPENPDTLMIWQVAVDENFRGHGLASTMLHELADRTGALRMETTITDDNAASNRLFQAFAEKRGAGFDRRPLFTPDLYPDGHDTEYLYEIAPL, from the coding sequence GTGCTCGATCTGAACTCCTCGTACTCGTACCTGCTGTGGTGCCGCGACTTCGCGGACACCTCGGTGATCGCACGAATCGACGGAGAACCCGCCGGCTTCATCACCGGGTACACCCGTCCGGAGAATCCGGACACCCTGATGATCTGGCAGGTCGCCGTCGACGAGAACTTCCGCGGACACGGACTCGCGTCGACCATGCTCCACGAGCTGGCCGACCGGACCGGCGCTCTCCGCATGGAGACGACGATCACCGATGACAATGCGGCGTCCAACCGTCTGTTCCAGGCGTTCGCGGAGAAGCGCGGGGCCGGTTTCGACCGTCGCCCGCTGTTCACCCCGGACCTCTACCCGGACGGCCACGACACGGAATACCTCTACGAGATCGCGCCCCTGTAA
- the gcvH gene encoding glycine cleavage system protein GcvH — protein MAQLPPLPDNYTYSAEHEWVDGAADALVGKTVKVGITAVAADALGEVVYVDLPEVGDTITAGETCGEVESTKSVSDLYTPVTGEVVTINEAAVDSPGLLNSDPYGEGWLFEVTVTEVGEVMDAAAYAEANSL, from the coding sequence ATGGCACAGCTGCCCCCGCTCCCTGACAACTACACCTACTCGGCCGAGCACGAATGGGTCGACGGCGCCGCCGATGCCCTCGTCGGCAAGACCGTCAAGGTCGGCATCACCGCCGTCGCCGCGGACGCTCTCGGCGAGGTCGTCTACGTCGATCTGCCCGAGGTCGGCGACACCATCACTGCCGGTGAGACCTGCGGTGAGGTCGAATCCACGAAGTCCGTGTCCGACCTTTACACCCCGGTCACCGGCGAGGTCGTCACCATCAACGAGGCGGCCGTGGACTCACCCGGCCTGCTCAACTCCGACCCCTACGGCGAAGGCTGGCTGTTCGAAGTCACCGTGACCGAGGTCGGCGAAGTCATGGACGCCGCTGCCTACGCAGAAGCCAACTCCCTCTGA
- a CDS encoding glycine cleavage system aminomethyltransferase GcvT produces MTENTQGGSAQTRETPLHAIHAELGASFTDFGGWDMPLKYGSELAEHRAVREAAGLFDLSHMGEVRISGTDAAAFLDYALVAKYSKMKIGKAKYGVIVNEAGGLLDDLITYRIGEEEFLIVPNASNTPAVVSALKDRVQTFIREIVPGAEVRLVDESDVTALIAVQGPNSEAIILRALDESAHGEFGPRTGAGDHAKAEVTDDANGGATSAGSDTITIGEAVRELKYYAWMPLTIAGIDLMLARTGYTGEDGFELYAPDIGATRLWETLVTSGADYGLVPCGLAARDSLRLEAGMPLYGNELDQGTTPFDAGLGRMIGFKTKENFFAREALEKLGQTEPPRVLVGLTSEGRRAARSGAAVSVDGTEVGTVTSGQPSPTLGHPIALAYVDRDRAEVGTAVTVDIRGKAHDFTVTQLPFYTRPSH; encoded by the coding sequence ATGACCGAGAACACCCAGGGCGGTTCCGCCCAGACCCGAGAGACCCCGCTGCACGCCATCCACGCCGAACTCGGTGCCTCATTCACCGACTTCGGCGGCTGGGACATGCCGCTGAAGTACGGTTCGGAACTCGCCGAACACCGTGCCGTGCGTGAGGCCGCGGGCCTCTTCGACCTCTCCCACATGGGCGAGGTGCGCATCAGCGGCACCGATGCCGCGGCTTTCCTCGACTACGCCCTCGTGGCGAAGTACTCGAAGATGAAGATCGGCAAGGCCAAGTACGGTGTCATCGTCAACGAGGCGGGCGGCCTCCTCGATGACCTCATCACCTACCGCATCGGCGAGGAGGAGTTCCTCATCGTCCCCAATGCGTCGAACACGCCCGCCGTGGTCTCAGCGCTGAAGGACCGGGTCCAGACCTTCATCCGCGAGATCGTCCCCGGCGCGGAGGTCCGACTCGTCGACGAATCCGACGTCACCGCGCTCATCGCCGTGCAGGGACCGAACTCGGAGGCGATCATCCTCCGTGCCCTCGACGAGTCCGCACACGGCGAATTCGGGCCCCGCACCGGGGCCGGGGACCACGCGAAGGCCGAGGTCACCGACGATGCCAACGGGGGAGCCACCTCGGCGGGGTCGGACACGATCACCATCGGTGAGGCAGTGCGCGAACTCAAGTACTACGCGTGGATGCCGCTGACGATCGCCGGGATCGACCTCATGCTCGCCCGCACCGGATACACCGGTGAGGACGGATTCGAACTCTACGCCCCGGACATCGGCGCGACCCGTCTGTGGGAGACGCTCGTGACCTCGGGCGCTGACTACGGACTCGTGCCCTGCGGACTCGCCGCACGCGACTCGCTGCGTCTGGAAGCCGGGATGCCGCTCTACGGCAACGAACTCGACCAGGGCACCACCCCATTCGATGCGGGACTGGGCCGGATGATCGGGTTCAAGACCAAGGAGAACTTCTTCGCCCGGGAGGCGCTGGAGAAGCTCGGTCAGACCGAACCGCCGCGCGTGCTCGTGGGGCTGACCTCGGAGGGGCGCCGCGCCGCCCGCTCGGGAGCCGCCGTGTCCGTCGACGGCACCGAGGTCGGCACCGTCACCTCGGGGCAGCCCTCACCGACGCTCGGCCACCCGATCGCCCTGGCGTATGTCGACCGCGACCGCGCCGAGGTGGGAACCGCAGTGACCGTGGACATCCGCGGCAAGGCACACGACTTCACCGTCACGCAGCTGCCGTTCTACACCCGCCCGTCCCACTGA
- a CDS encoding ectoine synthase, with product MYVVNRDDLNDTDRDVKSETWRSRRMVLGKERVGFSFHDTVIYAGTTSTFHYQNHVEAVYCVQGKGTLTDEETGKVYPLHDGVMYLLDGNEKHTVVAEEELRMACVFNPPVTGREVHDENGVYPLVLEDEAAPAN from the coding sequence ATGTACGTAGTCAACCGCGATGACCTCAACGACACCGACCGCGATGTGAAGTCCGAGACCTGGCGCTCACGCCGCATGGTGCTCGGCAAGGAGCGCGTCGGATTCTCGTTCCACGACACTGTGATCTACGCCGGAACCACCTCGACGTTCCACTACCAGAACCACGTCGAAGCCGTGTACTGCGTGCAGGGCAAGGGAACGCTGACCGACGAGGAGACCGGCAAGGTCTACCCGCTCCACGACGGCGTCATGTACCTGCTCGACGGGAACGAGAAGCACACCGTCGTGGCCGAGGAAGAGCTGCGCATGGCCTGCGTGTTCAACCCGCCGGTCACCGGTCGTGAGGTCCACGACGAAAATGGTGTGTACCCGCTGGTTCTTGAGGATGAAGCGGCACCCGCGAACTGA
- the ectB gene encoding diaminobutyrate--2-oxoglutarate transaminase, whose translation MTATPSDKPDIFETRESAVRSYCRSWPATFARSQGAKQWDEDGNEYLDFFSGAGALNYGHNNPAVMGPLVEYLQSGAVLHSMDMKTPAKREFLQTFQDLILKPRGLDYSVMFPGPTGTNTVEAALKLARKVTGRQHMLSFTNAFHGMTLGSLSVTGNSMKREGAGIPLTNSSKIPYDDYFDGEMPDFLWLEKVLADSGSGVDKPAAVIVETVQGEGGLRAARAEWLRALSELCKKHDILLIVDDVQAGCGRTGSFFSFEEAGIEPDIVCLSKSISGSGLPMALTLFRPELDVWEPGEHNGTFRGNNPAFVTATAAIKTFWADNEFQNQLADTIAELHQRLDSIVEKAEGASIRGRGLLAGLHFEDTEVAEKVAAYAFENGLLLETSGPEDEVIKIMPALTIDSRDLQAGLDIIEAGVLKFAPAAAKAALA comes from the coding sequence ATGACCGCCACACCTTCTGACAAGCCCGACATCTTCGAAACCCGCGAATCTGCGGTTCGCAGCTACTGCCGCTCCTGGCCGGCCACCTTCGCCCGTTCACAAGGTGCGAAGCAGTGGGACGAGGACGGCAACGAGTACCTCGACTTCTTCTCCGGCGCCGGCGCACTCAACTACGGCCACAACAACCCAGCAGTGATGGGTCCGCTCGTCGAATACCTGCAGTCGGGCGCCGTCCTCCACTCGATGGACATGAAGACCCCGGCCAAGCGTGAGTTCCTCCAGACCTTCCAGGACCTCATCCTCAAGCCGCGCGGACTCGACTACTCGGTGATGTTCCCCGGACCGACGGGCACCAACACCGTCGAGGCTGCTCTCAAGCTCGCCCGCAAGGTGACCGGACGTCAGCACATGCTCTCGTTCACCAACGCCTTCCACGGCATGACGCTGGGCTCGCTGTCGGTGACCGGCAACTCGATGAAGCGCGAGGGTGCGGGAATCCCGCTGACCAACAGCTCGAAGATTCCCTACGACGACTACTTCGACGGCGAGATGCCTGACTTCCTGTGGCTGGAGAAGGTCCTCGCCGACTCCGGTTCGGGTGTCGACAAGCCCGCCGCCGTCATCGTCGAGACCGTGCAGGGCGAAGGCGGACTGCGTGCCGCTCGCGCCGAATGGCTGCGTGCCCTGTCCGAGCTGTGCAAGAAGCACGACATCCTCCTCATCGTCGATGACGTGCAGGCAGGCTGCGGCCGCACCGGTTCGTTCTTCAGCTTCGAAGAGGCCGGCATCGAGCCCGACATCGTCTGCCTGTCCAAGTCGATCTCCGGTTCGGGTCTGCCGATGGCACTGACCCTGTTCCGTCCTGAGCTCGACGTCTGGGAGCCGGGTGAGCACAACGGCACGTTCCGCGGAAACAACCCCGCGTTCGTGACCGCGACTGCCGCCATCAAGACTTTCTGGGCCGACAACGAGTTCCAGAACCAGCTGGCTGACACCATCGCCGAGCTCCACCAGCGCCTCGACTCGATCGTCGAGAAGGCCGAGGGAGCCTCGATTCGCGGACGCGGCCTGTTGGCCGGTCTCCACTTCGAGGACACCGAGGTGGCTGAGAAGGTTGCCGCCTACGCCTTCGAGAACGGTCTGCTGCTCGAGACCTCGGGCCCCGAGGACGAAGTCATCAAGATCATGCCGGCGCTGACGATCGACTCGCGCGATCTGCAGGCTGGACTCGACATCATCGAGGCCGGAGTGCTCAAGTTCGCTCCCGCCGCAGCGAAGGCCGCACTGGCCTGA